A single genomic interval of Anopheles marshallii chromosome 2, idAnoMarsDA_429_01, whole genome shotgun sequence harbors:
- the LOC128708871 gene encoding G protein-coupled receptor kinase 1, with protein sequence MADLEAVLADVSYLMAMEKSKCMPAARASKKIVLPDPSVRSVMHKYLEKENEVNFDKIFNQVLGYLLFRDFCDNVSEEPVPHLKFYEEIKAYEKTECHDERRKQARDIYDNYIMKEMLSHTHEYSKEAVAHVQKYLMKNEVPVNLFEPYIEEIFHHLRGEPFRKFLESDKYTRFCQWKNLELNIQLTMNDFSVHRIIGRGGFGEVYGCRKADTGKMYAMKCLDKKRIKMKQGETLALNERTMLSLVSTGVDCPFIVCMTYAFHTPDKLCFILDLMNGGDLHYHLSQHGVFNESDMKFYAAEVILGLEHMHKRFIVYRDLKPANILLDENGHVRISDLGLACDFSKKKPHASVGTHGYMAPEVLSKGTPYDSSADWFSFGCMLYKLLKGHSPFRQHKTKDKHEIDRMTLTMQPSSLQNVELPESFSKELRDLLEGLLQRDIDKRLGCKGGGAEEVKSHPFFAGIDWNQVYYQKYTPPLIPPRGEVNAADAFDIGSFDEEDTKGIKLTEQDQELYRYFPLTISERWQQEVAETVFETVNTEADKLEQKRKAKQKQRFDADEKESDCILHGYIKKYGGSFASVWQTRYAKLYPNRLELHTESGSTKPELVFMDQIEEVSPDFVQFKNEQCVQIRFRDGIRDGKLILTNSDEIGLKEWALSLRAAHKESQELLGSMAKKAGKIYGTEGQRGGGADGKQLGGGGASMVIASGGATGGVIAAGGQKNANGGSN encoded by the exons CGTCCGAAGTGTGATGCACAAATACCTGGAGAAGGAAAATGAGGTCAACTTCGATAAAATTTTCAACCAAGTGTTAG GATATTTACTATTCAGAGACTTTTGCGACAATGTCTCAGAGGAACCGGTGCCACATTTGAAGTTCTACGAAGAG ATCAAAGCCTACGAAAAGACAGAGTGCCATGACGAGAGGCGGAAACAGGCGCGAGATATCTACGACAATTACATCATGAAGGAAATGCTGTCGCACACACAC GAATATTCCAAGGAAGCGGTCGCGCACGTCCAGAAGTATCTGATGAAAAATGAGGTGCCAGTGAACCTGTTCGAGCCGTACATCgaggaaatatttcaccatctGCGGGGCGAACCGTTTCGAAAGTTCCTCGAAAGCGACAAGTACACCCGCTTCTGCCAGTGGAAAAACCTGGAGCTCAACATACAG CTAACGATGAACGATTTCAGCGTCCATCGGATCATCGGACGGGGCGGTTTCGGCGAAGTGTACGGCTGCCGCAAAGCGGACACAGGGAAAATGTACGCGATGAAGTGCTTGGACAAGAAGCGCATCAAAATGAAGCAGGGCGAAACGTTAGCACTGAACGAACGGACAATGCTGTCACTCGTCAGCACGGGG GTCGATTGCCCATTCATCGTGTGCATGACGTACGCTTTCCACACACCGGACAAGCTCTGCTTCATCCTGGACCTCATGAACGGCGGTGACCTGCACTACCATCTGTCCCAGCACGGTGTCTTCAACGAATCGGACATGAAGTTCTACGCAGCGGAG GTAATTCTTGGACTAGAACACATGCACAAACGGTTCATCGTGTACCGGGACCTGAAGCCGGCCAACATACTGCTGGACGAGAACGGGCACGTGCGCATCTCCGATCTCGGGCTGGCCTGTGATTTTAGCAAAAAGAAACCGCACGCATCGGTCGGCACCCACGGTTATATGGCCCCGGAGGTCCTGTCCAAGGGTACGCCGTACGATTCGAGCGCCGACTGGTTCAGCTTCGGCTGCATGCTATACAAACTGCTCAAGGGCCACTCGCCGTTCCGACAGCACAAAACCAAGGACAAGCACGAGATCGACCGGATGACACTAACGATG caacctTCCTCCTTGCAGAACGTGGAGCTGCCGGAATCGTTCAGCAAAGAACTGAGAGACCTGCTGGAGGGCTTGCTGCAGCGTGACATCGACAAGCGGTTAGGCTGCAAGGGTGGCGG ggcCGAAGAGGTCAAGTCACATCCGTTCTTTGCCGGTATCGACTGGAATCAGGTGTACTATCAGAAGTATACGCCACCACTAATACCACCGCGCGGCGAGGTCAATGCCGCGGATGCGTTCGATATCGGTTCGTTcgacgaggaggacaccaagGGCATCAAGTTGACCGAGCAGGACCAGGAGCTCTACCGATACTTCCCGCTGACGATCTCCGAACG GTGGCAACAGGAGGTGGCAGAAACGGTGTTCGAAACCGTCAACACGGAGGCGGACAAGTTGGAACAGAAACGGAAAGCCAAACAGAAGCAGCGCTTCGATGCGGACGAGAAGGAATCGGATTGCATACTACACGGGTATATTAAAAAGTATGGCGGTTCGTTCGCGTCCGTCTGGCAGACGCGCTATGCCAAACTCTATCCTAACAG ACTGGAGCTACACACCGAAAGTGGCAGCACCAAACCGGAGCTGGTGTTCATGGATCAGATCGAGGAGGTATCGCCGGACTTTGTGCAGTTCAAGAACGAGCAGTGCGTGCAGATCCGGTTTCGCGACGGTATTCGCGATGGCAAGCTGATACTGACAAATTCG GATGAAATTGGCTTGAAGGAATGGGCCTTATCACTGCGGGCAGCACATAAAGAGAGCCAGGAGCTGCTCGGTTCGATGGCGAAAAAGGCGGGCAAAATTTACGGCACCGAAGGCCAACGGGGTGGTGGCGCGGATGGGAAGCAGCTGGGCGGTGGAGGCGCTAGTATGGTGATCGCGAGCGGCGGCGCAACCGGCGGTGTGATCGCTGCCGGCGGCCAGAAGAACGCGAACGGCGGTTCCAACTAG